A stretch of the Corylus avellana chromosome ca6, CavTom2PMs-1.0 genome encodes the following:
- the LOC132184292 gene encoding probable xyloglucan galactosyltransferase GT17, producing the protein MIDNMLFRKQASAATPWAAFGRDKYSKNKEAPCFFIFNDTPNYRLNCNFVYLFVFLFAWFLLLLCWFPPTNTKTHTTQELEGYVSHVNHTKSLAPSIRTCDGSVSVYVYSLPAEFNVGLAEDCHHLNVYTDMCPHVANRGLGQPRPEMGSGAASWFVTHQFIAEMIFHARVENHPCRTWDPAHADLFYVPFYGGLHASSKFRESDLKARDALAVRLADYLEGQPWWQRRHGKDHFLALGRTAWDFMRTDSGPDFGANCLLNLPAVKNMSVLTVERNPWHGSNQHGIPYPSYFHPYTWDEMLTWQNKMRLSERPHLWSFIGGPRKGLEKAAVREKIMAQCAESSRCKLVKCGSGASECHEPSRVLSVMTKSQFCMQAAGDSFTRRSTFDAILAGCIPVFFSPHTAYTQYAWFLPEDRSAYSVFIDEKGSGSERIEEELLKISEEKLKRMRERVVDTIPRLTYAHPNASDVGFKDAVDVALAALSKHVSES; encoded by the coding sequence ATGATAGATAATATGTTGTTCAGAAAGCAGGCATCTGCTGCAACTCCATGGGCAGCTTTTGGTAGAGACAAATATTCCAAAAACAAAGAAGCCCCatgcttcttcatcttcaacgaCACTCCCAATTATAGGCTCAATTGCAATTTTGTCTACCTTTTTGTCTTTCTCTTTGCttggtttcttcttcttctctgttgGTTCCCACCGACAAACACTAAAACCCACACGACCCAAGAACTAGAAGGGTACGTAAGTCATGTCAATCACACAAAATCATTGGCCCCCAGTATTCGCACGTGTGACGGAAGCGTGTCGGTCTACGTGTACTCGTTGCCGGCCGAGTTCAACGTGGGCCTTGCCGAGGATTGCCACCATCTCAACGTCTACACCGACATGTGCCCCCACGTGGCCAACCGCGGCCTCGGCCAGCCTCGCCCGGAAATGGGCTCCGGCGCCGCCTCTTGGTTCGTCACCCACCAGTTCATCGCCGAGATGATATTCCACGCACGCGTGGAGAACCACCCGTGCCGCACGTGGGATCCCGCTCACGCCGACTTGTTCTACGTCCCGTTCTACGGCGGCCTACACGCTTCCAGCAAGTTCCGCGAGTCTGATCTGAAAGCGCGCGACGCGTTGGCCGTCCGATTGGCGGACTATCTCGAAGGTCAGCCTTGGTGGCAAAGGCGCCACGGAAAGGACCACTTCCTGGCGCTGGGGCGGACCGCATGGGATTTCATGAGGACCGACAGTGGGCCCGACTTCGGAGCGAACTGCCTTCTCAACCTGCCAGCTGTCAAGAACATGTCGGTGCTGACCGTGGAGAGAAATCCTTGGCATGGCTCGAACCAACACGGCATCCCCTACCCCTCCTATTTCCACCCGTACACGTGGGACGAGatgctgacgtggcagaacAAGATGAGGCTGTCCGAGCGGCCCCACCTGTGGTCCTTCATCGGCGGCCCACGGAAGGGTCTCGAAAAGGCGGCCGTGAGGGAGAAAATCATGGCGCAATGCGCCGAGTCGAGCCGGTGCAAGCTGGTGAAATGCGGGAGCGGAGCCAGCGAGTGCCACGAGCCGAGCCGGGTGCTGAGCGTCATGACGAAATCGCAGTTTTGCATGCAGGCCGCCGGCGACTCCTTCACGCGGCGGTCGACGTTCGACGCGATTCTCGCCGGGTGCATACCGGTGTTCTTTTCGCCGCACACGGCATACACTCAGTATGCGTGGTTCTTGCCGGAAGATCGGAGCGCGTACTCAGTTTTCATAGACGAGAAGGGCAGCGGAAGCGAGAGGATAGAGGAAGAGCTCCTGAAGATATcggaagaaaaattgaagagaaTGCGGGAAAGGGTTGTGGATACGATCCCGAGGCTGACGTATGCGCACCCGAATGCGAGCGATGTTGGGTTCAAAGATGCGGTGGATGTTGCACTTGCTGCCTTGTCGAAGCACGTTTCGGAATCCTAG
- the LOC132184529 gene encoding uncharacterized protein LOC132184529 has protein sequence MAGREVREYTNLTDPKDKKWGKGKEKIDDEDITFQRMVAKMQEVAGERGGYLHGRGALDSDDLLYLKEQMEAEEDAERLLRRTEKRAFAAFKKAASLADSSPASVPLPLRVEPKPKSGIRQQVLLKKVVEIKPKRQRSSDPSDGNRSTPASNKFESHLKKENEQPEADQEEKEQPLSRSNKADEDTNMENPVKSLLGLAYASSDDDED, from the exons atggcAGGAAGAGAGGTCCGCGAATACACCAATCTCACCGACCCTAAAg ACAAGAAATGGGGGAAAGGGAAGGAGAAGATAGATGATGAAGACATCACTTTCCAACGCATGGTCGCAAAG ATGCAAGAGGTTGCTGGAGAGCGTGGAGGCTACCTTCACGGGCGAGGCG CCCTGGACAGTGATGATCTACTCTATCTCAAGGAGCAGATGGAAGCTGAGGAGGATGCAGAACGCCTGCTTCGTCGCACTGAGAAACGAGCATTTGCTGCATTTAAGA AAGCTGCAAGTTTAGCTGATTCTTCACCTGCATCAGTCCCCTTGCCACTTCGAGTTGAGCCCAAGCCCAAGAGTGGAATcag ACAGCAAGTTCTATTGAAGAAAGTAGTGGAAATTAAACCCAAAAGGCAGAGATCTTCTGATCCATCTGATGGGAATCGGTCTACTCCAGCTTCAAATAAGTTTGAGTCTCACCTGAAGAAGGAAAATGAGCAGCCTGAGGCTGACCAGGAGGAGAAAGAGCAGCCTTTGTCAAGATCGAATAAAGCAGATGAAGATACTAACATGGAAAATCCTGTTAAAAGTTTGCTAGGATTGGCATACGCAAGTTCGGATGATGATGAAGACTGA